A single window of Paenibacillus sp. FSL H8-0537 DNA harbors:
- a CDS encoding aminotransferase class I/II-fold pyridoxal phosphate-dependent enzyme, producing the protein MSDRHNKEEYAKRHFATKLLHFEGSFDEQTGASSTPIFQASTFHQSDLSQNPPYDYSRSGNPTRQALEDQIALLEGGTRGFAFASGMAAISTTFLLLSAGDHVIVTEDVYGGTYRLLTTVLNRLGMETTFVDMTDFEAVKAAYKENTKAVFIETPSNPTLKITNISQVASWAKEHNLLTILDNTFMTPYYQRPLELGIDIVLHSATKFLSGHSDVLAGLAVTADEELGRRLYQLQNGLGAVLSAHECWLLMRGIKTLQARMEHSERSARKLAEWLNEHPEVTKVYYPGLADHPGREVHEQQCSAYGAVVSFDVGSRERAKAMLGRVKLPLVAVSLGGVESILSYPAMMSHAAMPKEVRHERGITDGLVRYSVGLEHIEDLLADLDQALRG; encoded by the coding sequence ATGAGCGACAGACATAACAAAGAGGAATACGCCAAGCGTCATTTTGCAACGAAATTGCTTCATTTCGAAGGATCATTTGATGAGCAGACGGGTGCATCCAGCACGCCGATTTTCCAGGCATCTACGTTCCATCAAAGCGATTTGTCCCAAAATCCGCCTTACGATTACAGCCGCTCCGGCAACCCGACAAGGCAGGCGCTGGAGGACCAAATTGCGCTGCTGGAGGGCGGTACGCGGGGCTTTGCCTTTGCATCCGGCATGGCTGCCATTTCAACGACGTTCCTGCTGCTGTCGGCGGGCGACCATGTTATTGTGACTGAGGATGTGTACGGAGGTACATACCGCCTGCTGACGACGGTGCTTAATCGTCTTGGCATGGAGACGACGTTCGTCGATATGACGGATTTTGAAGCCGTTAAAGCTGCATATAAAGAGAATACGAAAGCGGTATTTATCGAGACGCCTTCCAACCCGACGCTGAAAATTACCAATATTTCGCAGGTGGCTTCGTGGGCGAAGGAGCATAATCTGCTGACGATTTTGGACAATACGTTTATGACGCCTTATTATCAGCGTCCGCTTGAGCTTGGTATAGACATTGTTCTGCACAGCGCGACCAAGTTTCTGAGCGGTCACAGCGACGTGCTCGCTGGTCTTGCTGTCACGGCGGATGAAGAGCTGGGACGCAGGCTGTATCAGCTGCAAAATGGCCTCGGCGCCGTGCTGAGTGCCCATGAATGCTGGCTGCTTATGCGCGGCATAAAGACGCTGCAAGCGCGTATGGAGCATAGCGAGCGCAGCGCGCGCAAGCTGGCGGAGTGGCTGAATGAACATCCAGAAGTGACGAAGGTTTATTATCCTGGCCTTGCGGATCATCCGGGCCGTGAGGTGCATGAGCAGCAATGCTCCGCCTATGGCGCGGTGGTATCCTTTGACGTGGGCAGCCGAGAACGGGCGAAAGCGATGCTTGGCCGCGTGAAGCTCCCGCTTGTAGCGGTCAGCCTTGGCGGCGTAGAGAGCATCCTATCGTATCCAGCGATGATGTCGCATGCAGCAATGCCGAAGGAAGTCCGACATGAACGTGGTATTACAGATGGCCTCGTACGCTATTCGGTAGGCCTTGAGCATATTGAAGATTTGCTAGCAGATTTGGATCAGGCTTTGCGCGGCTAA
- the mqnC gene encoding cyclic dehypoxanthinyl futalosine synthase: MATLDQILDKALRGERISLEECIIMFESDEIEKMGKVANEIMLRKHPEPITTFVVGRNVNYTNVCDVYCRFCAFYRAPGSKEGYVLDNETIMNKIQETIDVNGTEILMQGGTNPDLPFTYYTDLLKEIKQRFPDITMHSFSPAEIQKMKEVSEGLSLDEVVRQLHEAGLDSLPGGGAEILDDRTRRKISRKKGSYTDWIDVMKSAHRHGMNTTATMVYGFGETMEERALHLLRIRDVQDECKANGYDSEGFTAFISWPFQPDNTRMPMEKAKPEEYLKIVAVSRIFLDNIDNLQSSWVTMGPDMGKLSLAYGCNDFGSTMIEENVVSAAGTTHKVNIELILQLIREAGKVPAQRNTRYEILRMYNESDKAEQDFVMQN, encoded by the coding sequence ATGGCAACGTTGGACCAGATATTGGATAAGGCCCTGCGGGGTGAGCGAATAAGCTTGGAAGAATGTATTATTATGTTCGAATCCGACGAGATTGAGAAAATGGGTAAAGTTGCAAATGAAATTATGCTGCGCAAGCATCCCGAGCCTATAACGACATTCGTTGTGGGAAGAAACGTCAACTACACGAATGTGTGCGACGTTTATTGCAGGTTCTGCGCCTTTTACCGTGCCCCGGGCTCCAAAGAGGGTTATGTGCTCGATAACGAGACGATTATGAACAAAATTCAAGAAACGATTGATGTGAATGGCACGGAAATTTTGATGCAGGGCGGAACGAATCCAGATTTGCCTTTTACTTATTACACGGACTTGCTGAAGGAAATCAAGCAGCGCTTCCCAGACATTACGATGCACTCCTTCTCGCCAGCGGAAATTCAGAAGATGAAGGAAGTTTCGGAAGGCTTGTCGCTGGATGAGGTTGTTCGCCAGCTGCATGAAGCGGGACTGGATTCACTGCCGGGCGGCGGCGCGGAAATTCTTGATGATCGTACTCGCCGTAAAATCAGCCGCAAAAAGGGCTCCTACACGGACTGGATCGACGTTATGAAATCGGCTCATCGTCATGGCATGAATACGACAGCCACGATGGTATATGGGTTTGGAGAAACGATGGAGGAGCGCGCCTTGCACCTGCTGCGCATTCGTGACGTTCAAGACGAGTGTAAAGCGAATGGCTACGACTCCGAAGGGTTTACGGCCTTTATTTCCTGGCCGTTCCAGCCGGACAATACAAGAATGCCGATGGAGAAAGCGAAGCCAGAGGAGTATTTGAAAATTGTGGCAGTCAGCCGTATTTTCCTCGACAATATTGACAACCTGCAATCATCATGGGTAACGATGGGACCTGATATGGGTAAACTTTCGCTGGCCTATGGCTGCAACGACTTCGGCAGTACGATGATTGAAGAAAATGTGGTGTCCGCTGCGGGCACGACGCACAAGGTCAACATTGAGCTGATTTTGCAGCTCATTCGTGAAGCGGGCAAGGTTCCGGCGCAGCGCAATACGCGCTATGAAATTTTGCGGATGTACAATGAAAGCGATAAGGCTGAGCAGGACTTTGTGATGCAAAATTAG
- the corA gene encoding magnesium/cobalt transporter CorA gives MKIRLVNNGLFTPIEDIADTLIPSPEGFYWIDADVEDLAVLQPLFHMHDLAVEDCLTEEEQRPKIEIYESHYFIVINSIRFDDEEIFLRALNIFLGRHYIITVTKQKINELRSLKPVLWEQEVSRPDYFLYNLVDIVVDNYFLVADRIDTRIETLEEDILMHTKKSHLNEIIGLRGEILWLKKVLGPQKDVIATLNKRDLKLIDDQLQKYFSDIYENAVKIAETFDTFRELMGNLREAYQSSISARANEIMRVFTAMTTIFMPLTFITGIYGMNFDFIPGLHMRGGSYILLGIMLVLGFGMFFIFRKKEWL, from the coding sequence ATGAAAATCCGTCTGGTCAACAACGGCTTGTTTACCCCTATTGAAGATATTGCTGATACACTCATTCCATCGCCGGAGGGCTTCTATTGGATTGATGCCGATGTGGAGGATTTGGCTGTATTGCAGCCGCTTTTCCACATGCATGACCTCGCGGTAGAGGATTGCCTTACCGAGGAGGAGCAGCGCCCTAAGATTGAAATTTATGAAAGCCATTATTTTATTGTTATTAACAGCATTCGCTTTGATGATGAGGAAATTTTCCTGCGCGCACTGAATATTTTTCTCGGCCGCCATTATATTATTACCGTTACGAAGCAAAAAATTAATGAGCTGCGTTCCCTGAAGCCTGTCCTGTGGGAGCAGGAAGTCAGCCGCCCCGATTATTTTTTATACAATCTCGTCGATATTGTCGTCGATAACTACTTCCTCGTAGCCGATCGAATTGATACGCGGATCGAAACGCTTGAAGAAGATATATTAATGCATACGAAAAAATCGCATCTGAACGAAATTATCGGTTTGCGCGGTGAAATTTTATGGCTCAAGAAGGTGCTTGGCCCGCAGAAGGACGTTATCGCTACGCTGAACAAACGCGATCTCAAGCTGATTGATGATCAGCTGCAAAAATATTTCAGCGATATTTATGAAAATGCCGTCAAAATCGCCGAGACATTTGATACGTTCCGCGAGCTGATGGGCAACTTGCGAGAAGCTTACCAGTCCAGTATTTCGGCTCGCGCCAATGAAATTATGCGCGTGTTTACAGCAATGACGACGATATTCATGCCGCTGACCTTCATAACCGGTATTTATGGGATGAACTTCGACTTTATACCCGGCCTGCATATGCGAGGCGGTTCGTATATTTTGCTCGGCATTATGCTTGTGCTGGGCTTTGGGATGTTTTTTATTTTCCGCAAAAAGGAATGGTTGTGA
- a CDS encoding aminotransferase class I/II-fold pyridoxal phosphate-dependent enzyme encodes MLKIESELAQIGSQKDTETGAVSFPVYQATAFRHPKLGQSTGFDYARTKSPTRAVLEEAAAKLESGDAGFACSSGMAALQTVFGLFHQGDHLIVSLDLYGGTYRLLERIMSRYGVTASYVDTNDIDAMSELCTPNTKAVLIETPTNPLMMITDIERVASWAKSKGLLTIVDNTLLTPFFQRPIELGADVVVHSATKYLGGHNDVLAGLIVTKGQELSQEMAFLHNSIGAVLGPQDSWLLMRGMKTLALRMERHEYNATKIAGYLLEHPSIEEVYYPALPHHPGHAVQNRQSSGNTGIFSFRVKDARYIEPILRHIQLIAFAESLGGVESLMTYPAVQTHADIPEEIRRAVGVDDKLLRFSVGIEHADDLIADLEQALAAAKQEIGEV; translated from the coding sequence ATGTTGAAAATCGAAAGTGAATTAGCGCAAATTGGTTCGCAAAAGGATACGGAAACCGGTGCCGTAAGCTTCCCCGTTTATCAGGCAACGGCTTTCCGCCATCCGAAGCTCGGACAAAGTACAGGATTTGATTACGCTCGTACAAAAAGCCCTACCCGCGCCGTATTGGAAGAGGCGGCTGCCAAGCTTGAGTCTGGCGATGCTGGCTTCGCCTGCAGCTCTGGCATGGCGGCTTTGCAAACGGTATTCGGCCTGTTTCATCAAGGCGACCATTTAATCGTATCGCTTGATCTGTACGGCGGCACTTATCGCCTGCTGGAGCGGATTATGTCGAGATATGGGGTTACAGCATCCTATGTGGATACGAACGATATTGATGCGATGAGCGAGCTGTGTACACCGAATACGAAGGCGGTACTGATCGAGACGCCAACCAATCCGCTAATGATGATTACCGACATTGAGCGAGTCGCTTCATGGGCGAAGTCCAAAGGGCTGCTGACGATTGTAGACAATACGCTGCTGACGCCGTTTTTCCAGCGTCCAATTGAGCTGGGGGCAGATGTCGTTGTCCACAGTGCGACCAAATATTTGGGCGGTCACAATGATGTGCTCGCTGGCCTTATTGTGACGAAGGGACAGGAGCTGTCGCAGGAAATGGCGTTTTTGCATAACTCTATTGGAGCGGTACTTGGGCCGCAGGATTCATGGCTGTTAATGCGCGGCATGAAAACATTGGCGCTGCGGATGGAGCGTCATGAGTATAATGCAACAAAAATTGCGGGCTACTTGCTTGAGCATCCTTCTATTGAAGAGGTTTATTATCCAGCCTTGCCGCATCATCCAGGACATGCAGTGCAGAACCGCCAATCGTCGGGCAATACTGGCATTTTCTCCTTCCGCGTGAAGGATGCCCGCTACATTGAACCGATTCTGCGCCATATTCAATTGATTGCTTTTGCTGAAAGCTTGGGCGGCGTTGAGTCGCTGATGACCTATCCGGCCGTGCAGACGCATGCTGATATTCCAGAAGAAATTCGCCGTGCAGTCGGCGTTGATGATAAATTGCTTCGCTTCTCCGTTGGCATTGAGCATGCGGATGACCTGATTGCCGATTTGGAGCAGGCGCTTGCCGCAGCTAAGCAAGAGATTGGGGAGGTATAG
- the metA gene encoding homoserine O-succinyltransferase: protein MPIKVPDHLPAKEILNSENIFVMDESVAYHQDIRPLRIAILNLMPEKETTETQLLRLIGNTPLQVEVVLLRPKTHTSKNTSYEHLHAFYKTFDEIAHEFYDGLIITGAPVEHLDFENVNYWEELKDIMDWSARRVTSTFHICWASQAGLYHHYGVPKYELDDKIFGVFHHTIEKQNVKLLRGFDEAFLVPQSRHTEVRREDIENVDHLEILSESAESGVYIVASKDGRQIFVSGHSEYDPFSLKNEYDRDKAKGLDIAVPKNYFPGDNPEAVPYSSWRAHANLLFSNWLNYYVYQQTPFDLGANI from the coding sequence ATGCCAATTAAAGTTCCCGACCATTTGCCAGCCAAAGAAATATTAAATAGTGAGAACATTTTCGTCATGGACGAAAGCGTTGCTTATCATCAGGATATTCGTCCGCTGCGTATCGCGATTTTGAACTTAATGCCTGAGAAAGAAACGACAGAGACCCAGCTGCTTCGCTTGATCGGCAATACGCCGCTGCAGGTGGAGGTTGTGCTGCTTCGTCCGAAGACGCATACGTCGAAAAATACATCGTATGAGCATCTGCATGCTTTTTACAAAACGTTTGACGAAATTGCCCATGAATTTTACGATGGCTTAATTATTACAGGTGCTCCTGTAGAGCATCTGGATTTTGAGAACGTAAACTATTGGGAGGAACTGAAGGACATTATGGATTGGAGCGCACGGCGCGTCACTTCGACCTTCCATATATGTTGGGCCTCGCAGGCAGGACTTTACCATCATTATGGTGTTCCCAAATATGAATTGGATGATAAAATTTTCGGCGTGTTCCACCATACGATTGAGAAGCAGAACGTCAAGCTGCTTCGTGGCTTTGATGAAGCGTTCCTCGTGCCGCAATCCCGTCATACGGAAGTGCGTCGCGAAGATATTGAGAATGTTGATCATCTGGAAATTTTGTCGGAATCGGCCGAATCGGGCGTTTACATTGTCGCTTCCAAGGATGGCCGTCAAATTTTCGTCAGCGGGCATTCGGAATACGATCCTTTCTCATTGAAAAACGAGTATGACCGCGACAAGGCGAAAGGGCTCGATATTGCAGTGCCGAAAAACTATTTCCCGGGTGATAACCCGGAAGCAGTGCCGTACTCCTCGTGGAGGGCGCATGCTAATCTGCTATTCTCGAATTGGCTCAACTATTACGTGTACCAGCAGACGCCATTTGATTTGGGAGCAAACATCTAA
- a CDS encoding DMT family transporter encodes MAGEKAGWRTSRIAGINGIWYVALGATLWGLDPLFRILLLKSFTSAQIVFIEHILLAFYAVPVLFKFRRTLVGKLSIGVIGALLFVSWGGSAVATVLFTAAFSHGSANAVLLLQKLQPLFAILLARVLLKEKLPQKFFVFLLAALAGTYLLTFGFGSPLVGLHDLALLSCLFSIIAAALWGGSTVMGKYLLQKKLSFSIVTSLRFLLALPLLSVILLASGDAWSLNAQGSQLSLIAVNLLFQAFFPGLISMLLYYKGLSSTKAVYATLAELSFPAVGVLINWLVFGQSLTLGQLIGFLLIWLTLWLMSRSSNEQAAQQPQAAA; translated from the coding sequence CTGGCTGGCGAGAAGGCGGGCTGGCGAACATCACGAATTGCGGGCATAAACGGTATATGGTATGTGGCGCTTGGGGCGACACTTTGGGGGCTTGACCCGCTGTTCCGTATTTTATTGCTCAAAAGCTTCACATCGGCGCAAATTGTATTTATTGAGCATATTTTGCTCGCATTTTACGCAGTGCCTGTATTGTTTAAATTCCGCCGTACATTAGTCGGCAAGCTGTCGATTGGTGTCATTGGCGCGCTGCTATTTGTTTCTTGGGGCGGCTCGGCAGTAGCTACCGTATTATTCACCGCTGCCTTTTCTCATGGCAGCGCCAATGCTGTGCTGCTGCTTCAGAAGCTCCAGCCGTTATTTGCCATATTGCTCGCCAGAGTTTTGCTGAAGGAAAAGCTGCCACAGAAGTTTTTCGTCTTTTTGCTGGCGGCGCTGGCAGGCACGTATTTGTTGACCTTCGGATTCGGCTCGCCGCTAGTCGGCCTGCATGATCTTGCTTTGCTCAGTTGCCTGTTTTCGATCATCGCAGCGGCATTGTGGGGCGGTTCGACCGTCATGGGCAAATATTTGCTGCAAAAGAAATTATCCTTTTCCATTGTGACGTCCCTTAGGTTTCTGCTTGCTTTGCCGCTGCTAAGCGTTATTTTGCTCGCAAGCGGCGACGCATGGAGCCTGAACGCACAAGGCAGTCAGCTGTCGCTCATTGCCGTAAATTTATTGTTTCAAGCGTTTTTCCCAGGATTAATCAGCATGCTGCTGTATTACAAAGGGCTTTCCTCAACTAAAGCTGTATACGCGACGCTTGCCGAGCTTTCCTTCCCTGCTGTTGGCGTATTGATTAACTGGCTCGTATTTGGCCAGTCGCTGACGTTAGGGCAGCTTATCGGCTTCCTGCTTATCTGGCTGACGCTATGGCTCATGAGCCGAAGCAGCAATGAACAGGCAGCTCAGCAACCACAAGCTGCTGCTTAA